Proteins from a genomic interval of Zingiber officinale cultivar Zhangliang chromosome 2A, Zo_v1.1, whole genome shotgun sequence:
- the LOC122041552 gene encoding protein trichome birefringence-like has product MNESSKLAQGSSIIFDLRALFSLLRARRTKVFLYGFAVAFAAFTAYLAFCPAEKGSPWFNDIFSSASASTAAYRSQISSIVSSYIFPNSSSPRNPAPLSEVDGGGGSQGGGASESNLTRNGGGAGDQKSGVLVKKNETAAEGVKEDSGGSRDQKSGVLAKKNETAAEGVKEDSGGSRDQKSGVLAKKNETTAGGGAVEKGGILASNNHTSTGIEPQGSDVTKNKTTNGDPKKKDLAASTKPTAPATKNQTASGSQSKNTTASGVLPTKISDSRSENATRATDTSKKDSSSATPKNQTAKATASAKNGNSPIKNQAPNEVASQETQVPKSSKESAINPQNNASSVAKLDEKGKQVDWISSMKSCDLFQGKWVKDDSYPLYAEGSCPHIDEPFDCYHNGRPDQAYQKLRWQPTGCNIPRLNATDMLERLRGKRLVFVGDSLNRNMWESLVCVLRNSIKDRSKVFEASGRHEFRTEGSYSFVFKDFNCSVEFFRSPFLVQEWEMPISNGTKKETLRLDIIERSSSRYKDADVIVFNTGHWWTHEKTAKGKDYYQEGDHIYTELNVVEAFHKALNTWAKWVDANVNPKKSLVFFRGYSSSHFRGGQWNSGGQCDKETEPIKNEKYLSSYPSKMTVLESVIKGMKTHIGYLNITRMTDYRKDAHPSIYRKQNLTDEERRDPERFQDCSHWCLPGVPDNWNELLYAQLILKQQQQQQLL; this is encoded by the exons ATGAACGAGTCCTCGAAGCTTGCTCAGGGCTCGTCCATCATTTTCGATCTGAGAGCGCTCTTCTCTCTTCTGAGGGCTCGGAGGACGAAGGTCTTCCTCTATGGCTTTGCCGTCGCCTTCGCCGCCTTTACTGCCTACTTGGCCTTCTGTCCCGCCGAGAAGGGCTCGCCTTGGTTCAACGACATCTTCAGCTCCGCTTCCGCGTCCACCGCCGCCTACCGATCGCAAATCTCTTCGATTGTGTCCTCCTACATCTTCCCTAACTCCTCTTCTCCGAGAAATCCGGCGCCTCTATCGGAGGTTGACGGCGGCGGTGGGTCGCAGGGAGGCGGCGCCTCGGAGAGTAATTTGACCAGAAACGGCGGCGGAGCAGGGGACCAAAAAAGTGGGGTCTTGGTGAAGAAGAACGAGACGGCGGCGGAGGGCGTCAAAGAAGATAGCGGCGGATCGAGGGACCAAAAGAGTGGGGTCTTGGCGAAGAAGAACGAGACGGCGGCGGAGGGCGTCAAAGAAGATAGCGGCGGATCGAGGGACCAAAAGAGTGGGGTCTTGGCGAAGAAGAACGAGACGACGGCGGGCGGCGGCGCTGTCGAGAAAGGAGGGATCTTGGCGTCGAACAACCACACTTCTACTGGAATTGAGCCGCAGGGAAGCGATGTTACCAAGAACAAGACGACCAATGGAGATCCCAAGAAGAAGGATCTTGCTGCCTCGACGAAACCCACAGCCCCGGCGACCAAGAATCAAACAGCAAGTGGATCGCAATCCAAAAACACGACCGCATCTGGAGTTCTTCCGACAAAAATCAGCGATTCCCGATCGGAAAACGCGACTAGGGCTACGGACACATCGAAGAAAGATTCATCATCTGCAACACCGAAAAATCAGACTGCCAAAGCAACTGCTTCTGCCAAAAATGGAAATTCACCTATCAAGAATCAAGCCCCAAACGAAGTAGCTTCGCAAGAAACTCAAGTTCCCAAGAGTAGCAAGGAATCCGCCATTAATCCTCAGAACAATGCTTCCTCAGTTGCAAAGCTCGATGAGAAAGGAAAACAGGTGGATTGGATCAGTTCCATGAAAAGTTGTGATCTTTTTCAAGGCAAATGGGTGAAGGATGATTCCTACCCTCTCTACGCCGAGGGCTCCTGCCCGCACATCGACGAGCCTTTCGACTGCTACCACAATGGCAGACCTGACCAAGCTTATCAGAAACTCCGATGGCAGCCTACAGGCTGCAATATCCCAAG ATTGAATGCCACTGATATGTTGGAGAGATTGAGAGGGAAGAGGCTCGTGTTCGTCGGCGATTCGCTAAACCGAAACATGTGGGAATCCTTGGTTTGTGTCTTAAGGAACTCCATTAAAGACAGAAGCAAGGTTTTCGAGGCCTCAGGAAGGCATGAATTCAGAACAGAGGGCTCTTATTCATTTGTCTTCAAG GATTTCAATTGCTCGGTGGAGTTCTTCCGCTCTCCGTTTCTTGTCCAAGAATGGGAGATGCCGATAAGCAATGGCACGAAGAAGGAGACTCTCCGGCTCGACATTATCGAGAGATCGTCTTCTAGGTACAAAGATGCGGATGTTATCGTCTTCAACACGGGGCATTGGTGGACTCATGAGAAGACCGCAAAAGG GAAAGACTACTACCAAGAAGGAGATCATATTTACACTGAATTGAATGTGGTGGAAGCATTCCACAAAGCTCTAAACACATGGGCAAAATGGGTGGATGCAAATGTGAATCCCAAAAAGTCCCTAGTGTTCTTCAGGGGCTATTCTTCCTCCCATTTCAG GGGCGGGCAATGGAATTCAGGCGGGCAATGCGACAAGGAGACAGAGCCCATAAAGAATGAGAAGTACCTCTCATCCTATCCATCCAAGATGACTGTGTTGGAATCTGTCATCAAGGGAATGAAAACCCATATTGGGTATCTGAACATTACGAGGATGACCGACTACCGGAAGGATGCTCATCCTTCGATCTACCGGAAGCAGAACCTGACGGATGAGGAAAGGCGAGATCCTGAGAGATTTCAGGATTGCAGCCATTGGTGCCTCCCTGGAGTTCCTGATAACTGGAATGAGCTACTCTATGCACAGCTAATTCTTAAacaacagcagcagcagcagcttcTGTGA
- the LOC122041554 gene encoding IAA-alanine resistance protein 1-like gives MPLFTSRRFWCFSLLLLLLLFLVASPLGSSSSCPFSSDVDGHHHHHDHDHDHDHDHDHDHGHHHEHHHEHTDHGFHGEIRRRKLPEELAEEEDLMMLEEVDHDHHHHHHHHHYDYLGDQHPELSPIGVWVRAMGCSLLVSLASLICLILLPVIFLKGKPSKAVVDSLAMFGAGAMLGDAFLHQLPHAFGGSHSHAHEHHNHHHEHGHSHAHSLEDLSIGLSILFGIVLFFLVEKVVRYVEDNSEQGDHDLIHGHHHHHKRHNKLKDEDHEVLNGDNQEGKTEKESSHSESDDTPAKGHSDHDNLLRKRVNTSSGTAVDGKDSKARNSSASQQSSTSETASQSSLVFGYLNLFSDGVHNFTDGMALGSAFLLHGSVGGWSRTLFLLAHELPQEVGDFGILVRSGFSVPKALFFNFLSALVALAGTALALFLGKDPGQSSLIEGFTAGGFIYIAVAGVLPQMNDAKTTFGSTAVQLTSLVVGMSVALCISLFE, from the exons ATGCCTTTATTCACTTCTCGGCGATTCTGGTgtttctcccttctcctcctgcTCCTCCTCTTCCTCGTCGCTTCCCCTCTCGGTAGTTCCTCGTCCTGCCCCTTCTCCTCTGACGTTGATGGTCATCACCACCACCACGATCATGATCATGACCATGACCACGACCACGATCACGACCACGGGCATCATCACGAGCATCATCACGAGCATACCGACCATGGTTTCCATGGCGAGATCCGGCGGCGGAAGCTGCCGGAAGAGTTGGCTGAGGAGGAGGATCTGATGATGCTAGAAGAAGTGGACCATGatcatcatcatcaccaccaccaccaccattaTGATTATCTTGGAGACCAGCACCCGGAGCTGTCTCCGATAG GTGTTTGGGTGCGGGCGATGGGGTGCTCGCTACTGGTGAGCTTGGCGTCGCTGATCTGCCTCATTCTTTTGCCCGTGATCTTCC TGAAGGGGAAGCCTTCTAAGGCTGTGGTGGATTCCTTAGCTATGTTTGGG GCTGGGGCTATGCTGGGGGATGCTTTTCTTCATCAGTTACCGCATGCATTTG GGGGAAGTCACTCGCATGCCCATGAGCACCATAATCATCATCATGAACATGGCCATTCTCATGCACATAGTTTGGAAGATCTTTCTATTGGATTGTCTATATTAT TTGGCATTGTCCTCTTCTTTTTAGTTGAGAAGGTTGTGAGGTATGTAGAAGATAATTCTGAACAAGGTGACCATGATTTGATACATGGCCACCATCATCACCATAAGCGTCATAACAAGTTAAAGGATGAAGATCATGAAGTGTTAAATGGGGACAATCAGGAGGGGAAAACAGAGAAAGAGTCGTCACATAGTGAATCAGATGACACTCCAGCAAAGGGCCATTCTGACCATGATAATCTTCTTCGTAAG CGTGTTAATACTAGCAGTGGCACTGCTGTTGATGGCAAAGACTCGAAAGCTAGAAATAGTTCTGCGAGTCAGCAATCCTCCACCAGTGAGACAGCTTCTCAATCAAGTTTGGTTTTTGGATACCTGAACCTTTTCTCTGATGGTGTA CACAATTTTACAGATGGTATGGCCTTAGGAAGTGCGTTCTTGTTGCACGGTTCAGTCGGTGGGTGGTCTAGAACATTATTCTTGCTTGCTCATGAGCTTCCTCAAGAG GTGGGTGATTTCGGAATCTTGGTGAGATCAGGATTTTCAGTTCCTAAAGCACTATTTTTCAATTTTCTTTCGGCACTGGTCGCATTGGCTGGAACTGCACTG GCCTTGTTCTTAGGTAAAGATCcagggcaatcatccttgatcgaG GGGTTCACTGCCGGCGGTTTCATTTACATAGCAGTCGCAGGCGTCCTTCCTCAGATGAACGATGCAAAGACAACATTTGGCAGCACAGCAGTTCAGTTAACTTCCCTCGTAGTAGGAATGTCTGTTGCACTTTGCATCTCCCTCTTCGAGTAA
- the LOC122041555 gene encoding N-alpha-acetyltransferase 40-like, which translates to MDAKRLPSGKEKKLKRKEVLEKKKTIDEIIKKASSVKDHLVSFPPFRHYERNGLSVYLESGLGDQLTSPIKKYIQNLLKINMEAPYGSEWPAEEKVKRREMVSPDAHYIFVRKSTNQTPVSESEETNCAGLTGDQNALVGFVHYRFIVEEDVPVVYVYELQLEACAQRKGLGKFLMQLIELIAHKNRMGAVMLTVQKANILAMSFYTSKLSYTISAISPSQIDPLIGSEKSYEIFCKTFNSEAKEKMEGKPQHGGHLLTS; encoded by the exons ATGGACGCGAAGCGGCTCCCAAGTGGCAAAGAGAAGAAGCTCAAAAGAAAGGAG GTActtgagaagaagaaaacaaTTGATGAAATAATAAAGAAGGCATCATCTGTGAAGGACCATCTAGTTTCCTTCCCACCATTCCGTCACTATGAAAGAAATG GACTTTCAGTCTACTTGGAATCGGGTCTCGGAGACCAACTCACCTCGCCTATAAAAAAGTATATTCAAAATCTTCTTAAG ATCAATATGGAAGCTCCATATGGTTCAGAGTGGCCGGCCGAAGAGAAAGTGAAGCGTAGAGAAATGGTTTCTCCTGATGCACATTATATATTTGTTCGAAAATCAACAAATCAAACTCCTGTGTCTGAAAGTGAAGAAACAAACTGTGCTGGTCTGACAGGTGATCAAAATGCACTGGTCGGTTTTGTACATTACCGCTTTATTGTCGAGGAAGATGTTCCTGTGGTTTATGTATATGAACTACAGCTGGAGGCCTGTGCTCAGAGAAAGGGATTAGGGAAGTTTCTGATGCAACTGATTGAACTTATTGCACACAAG AATCGCATGGGAGCTGTGATGCTGACAGTACAAAAAGCGAACATCTTGGCAATGAGTTTCTACACCAGCAAGCTGAG TTACACAATCTCAGCCATCTCCCCGTCACAGATAGATCCTCTG ATTGGATCGGAGAAAAGCTACGAGATTTTCTGCAAGACATTTAATTCTGAAGCAAAAGAAAAAATGGAG GGAAAGCCACAGCATGGTGGACATTTGCTCACCTCATAG
- the LOC122039806 gene encoding type IV inositol polyphosphate 5-phosphatase 9-like, which produces MEMLDAVKYKLFVSTWNVGAITPPSNPITLDDWLDTSNSYDIYVLGFQEIVPLSARNVLGPERKEVAVKWNSLIGATLNKCSRADQEEAQHHHKVYPMKQGGVVDHAEFSCIVSKQMVGILVSVWARKDLFGFIKNPCVSCVGCGIMGCLKNKGSVSVRFYLREVSCCFVCCHLSSGEKEGDKRLRNLNLNDILFKTDFANNSSNNLPEKILDHDCVVLFGDLNYRLSLPTDAKTRSLVDREEWKVLLGKDQLTFELSPRGIFEAWNEGPITFPPTYKYKPNSAEYCWQVYDKSGGAKRRAPAWCDRILWIGKGLKQVGYQRCESKLSDHRLVRAIFVVDL; this is translated from the exons ATGGAAATGCTGGATGCAGTCAAGTACAA ACTCTTTGTCAGCACTTGGAATGTCGGAGCCATCACACCGCCGAGCAACCCGATCACTTTGGACGATTGGCTGGATACCAGCAACTCGTATGACATTTATGTTCTCGG GTTTCAAGAGATTGTGCCACTGAGCGCGAGGAATGTGCTTGGCCCCGAAAGGAAGGAGGTGGCCGTGAAGTGGAACTCACTCATTGGAGCCACTCTGAACAAGTGCTCTCGAGCCGACCAGGAGGAGGCTCAGCATCACCACAAGGTGTACCCTATGAAACAAGGGGGCGTCGTCGATCATGCCGAATTCAGTTGCATAGTGAGCAAGCAAATGGTAGGGATTCTGGTCTCGGTCTGGGCGAGGAAAGACTTGTTTGGGTTCATCAAGAATCCGTGTGTTTCTTGTGTAGGCTGTGGCATCATGGGCTGCTTGAAGAACAAG GGTTCGGTATCGGTTAGATTCTACCTTCGTGAAGTAAGTTGTTGCTTCGTGTGTTGCCATCTAAGTTCCGGAGAAAAAGAGGGAGACAAAAGGCTGAGGAACTTGAACCTCAACGATATTCTATTCAAGACTGATTTTGCCAACAACTCTTCCAACAATTTGCCCGAGAAAATTCTCGATCACGA CTGCGTAGTGTTGTTTGGAGATTTAAACTACCGGCTCTCCTTACCCACCGATGCAAAAACAAGGTCACTTGTCGATCGAGAGGAGTGGAAAGTGTTATTAGGCAAAGATCAG CTAACATTTGAATTATCTCCGAGAGGAATATTTGAAGCATGGAATGAGGGTCCCATCACTTTTCCACCTACGTACAAATATAAACCTAACTCTGCTGAATATTGTTGGCAAGTTTATGATAAATCAGGAGGAGCAAAAAGAAGAGCTCCAGCATG GTGTGATCGAATCTTGTGGATTGGGAAAGGCTTGAAGCAAGTTGGCTATCAACGGTGCGAGTCAAAGTTATCAGACCACAGGCTAGTGCGGGCGATCTTTGTGGTTGACTTGTAA